Proteins from a genomic interval of Synechococcus sp. A15-28:
- a CDS encoding FAD-dependent oxidoreductase, producing the protein MAWDVIVWGGGTGGVAAAVQASRSGAQTLLLTPGPWLGGMLSAAGVSAPDGHELSCWQTGLWGQFIRTLAATVPEGLDQNWVSCFGFRPQQAEHLLQSWVQAEPLLQWWSGCCLLGLDRRGDRIQALDLECNGERHRLDSRIWVDGSDLGDLIALADAPFRWGWESKDTWNEPSAPSADALATDAFFRQQPVQSPTWVVMGQLTAAAPESSALSAPAAPFDKALEAVGLERTLTYGRLPGGLVMLNWPLGGNDWHHGLGRSIAPLASEREALDREMQQHSLQFLDQLSRCSGGWLSRGDAFPSARAHLALMPYWREGRRMRGQSVVTERDLLPVTTQARRSHLSSSSIAVGTYANDHHYPGEDWPLAPKSCRWGGRWTGTPFCIPFGALLSADVSNLLAAEKCFSVSHMANGATRLQPLILNIGQAAGLAAALAVRMKLQPSELPVDSLQQQLIDDPQAPAAVMPVWDWPCWHPHWLEAQHRSLRHPEILMQDGSLEAAQGADLSLPDAAETPAERHGEQLQGQFRRDADGLRYWLESGSIRRQLITLEPAVERVLSAAADGTPMDLVAVHNPWGPWWRVSQVLR; encoded by the coding sequence CTGAGTGCCGCCGGTGTGAGTGCCCCCGATGGCCACGAATTGAGCTGCTGGCAGACGGGCCTCTGGGGTCAGTTCATCCGAACCCTGGCGGCGACCGTGCCCGAAGGGCTCGATCAGAACTGGGTCAGCTGTTTCGGGTTCCGGCCGCAGCAAGCCGAGCACCTGTTGCAGAGCTGGGTTCAAGCCGAGCCATTGCTCCAGTGGTGGTCCGGTTGTTGCTTGCTGGGACTCGATCGACGCGGAGACCGGATTCAGGCTCTTGATCTGGAATGCAACGGCGAACGGCATCGACTGGACAGCCGCATCTGGGTCGACGGCAGTGATCTGGGTGACCTGATCGCCCTGGCGGACGCACCGTTCCGTTGGGGCTGGGAGTCCAAGGACACCTGGAATGAACCCAGTGCCCCTTCGGCTGATGCCCTGGCAACGGATGCTTTTTTCCGTCAGCAACCCGTGCAGTCGCCCACTTGGGTGGTGATGGGACAGCTGACTGCGGCGGCTCCGGAGTCCTCTGCACTGTCAGCACCAGCCGCTCCTTTTGACAAAGCCCTGGAGGCTGTCGGCCTGGAACGCACGCTCACCTACGGACGTCTGCCGGGAGGTCTGGTGATGCTGAACTGGCCTCTGGGCGGCAACGACTGGCATCACGGATTGGGTCGTTCCATCGCGCCGCTGGCATCAGAACGGGAGGCTCTGGATCGGGAGATGCAGCAGCACAGCCTGCAGTTCCTGGATCAGCTCTCCCGCTGCAGCGGTGGTTGGCTGAGCCGTGGTGATGCCTTCCCCTCCGCCAGAGCGCACCTCGCTCTGATGCCCTATTGGCGGGAAGGACGCCGGATGAGGGGTCAGTCGGTGGTCACTGAACGGGATCTGCTGCCGGTGACGACTCAGGCGAGACGCAGCCACCTGTCCTCCTCAAGCATCGCTGTGGGCACCTACGCCAATGACCACCATTACCCCGGTGAGGACTGGCCGTTGGCTCCAAAAAGCTGTCGTTGGGGGGGGCGCTGGACCGGCACGCCCTTCTGCATCCCTTTTGGAGCTCTGCTGAGCGCCGATGTGTCCAATCTGCTCGCCGCGGAGAAGTGCTTCAGCGTCAGCCACATGGCCAATGGGGCAACCCGGCTGCAACCGCTGATCCTCAACATCGGCCAGGCCGCCGGATTGGCTGCAGCCCTGGCCGTACGGATGAAGCTGCAACCCAGCGAGCTTCCCGTCGATTCCCTGCAGCAGCAGTTGATTGATGATCCCCAGGCACCCGCTGCCGTGATGCCCGTCTGGGATTGGCCCTGCTGGCATCCGCACTGGCTCGAGGCCCAGCACCGGTCCTTGCGACACCCCGAGATCTTGATGCAGGACGGATCGCTGGAAGCGGCACAGGGGGCTGACCTCTCCCTGCCGGACGCTGCTGAAACACCTGCCGAACGGCACGGAGAACAGCTTCAGGGACAGTTCCGTCGCGACGCTGATGGACTGCGTTACTGGCTGGAGTCAGGATCGATCCGACGGCAGCTGATCACCCTGGAGCCGGCGGTGGAACGGGTTCTGTCCGCCGCTGCGGATGGAACTCCAATGGATCTGGTCGCCGTCCACAACCCCTGGGGACCCTGGTGGCGCGTCAGCCAGGTGCTGCGTTAG
- a CDS encoding ribonuclease catalytic domain-containing protein has product MANDFHADDIVGVLVKGQPLIGRLLSVKGSKAVLTFGGQRRDQEIPLRELVSCGELIETVRRSVLPTPKQFQTLVLAPRVCAEAWWLLVSDATDDSLPCISLADLTDLLVGQSDLTALAAVWSWVNGPQIWFRLRRDRSLQARPLKEIRQQRMQQRRERLQQEHDARQLALLQEPLPLNAQRRQLLDSSWSDRLDQLLELHHDPETALDEEPALGLLRSLGLPTDRRALKTWLVARDLLDPHQPSSLRGSAWSGPFAQGGQETVEQLLARAGDICAGDDTRVDLTAQRVYTLDDAATREIDDGMALEPGDGGPWIWIHIADPARLIEPDSPLDHEARRRATSLYLADGVMPMLPLELATEALSLRAGQRCPALSVGVLLDVDGAVLDSRCQRSWVQPRYRLTYEDGDELIELAPPGDEDLAQLSSLLKQRLHWRLSRGAISFDRQEGRFRRGEDGPELQVIDPSPARVMVSEAMLLMGAVVAEIGRREGLALPYRSQPPAELPSAQELAQIPEGPARDAAVKRCLSRGLQGTTPMPHFSLGLEAYVQATSPIRRYADLLAHRQLIAWMEQQPGLSEPQLREQLDTLEDPLRQSIQISREDQRHWQQVWLEQHRDQEWTVQFLRWLRPQDSLALVHVPDLAMDLVGHADGVDPSPGQLLTMTVVHVDPDQGELKLRFH; this is encoded by the coding sequence TTGGCGAACGATTTCCACGCTGACGACATCGTCGGCGTTCTGGTTAAGGGTCAGCCCCTCATCGGCCGCCTGCTGTCCGTCAAGGGCAGCAAGGCGGTCTTGACGTTTGGTGGTCAACGGCGCGATCAGGAGATTCCGCTCCGGGAGCTGGTTTCCTGCGGCGAGCTGATCGAGACCGTCCGTCGATCCGTGCTGCCCACTCCGAAGCAGTTCCAGACCCTTGTTCTGGCACCACGGGTCTGTGCCGAAGCCTGGTGGCTCCTGGTGAGTGATGCCACCGATGACAGCCTCCCCTGCATCTCCCTCGCCGATCTCACCGATCTGCTAGTGGGACAGTCTGATCTCACGGCTCTTGCTGCAGTCTGGAGCTGGGTGAACGGCCCTCAGATCTGGTTTCGTCTGCGCCGGGATCGGAGTCTTCAAGCACGTCCATTGAAGGAGATTCGCCAACAACGGATGCAACAGCGACGGGAGCGCCTGCAACAGGAGCACGATGCTCGCCAGTTGGCACTCCTCCAGGAACCGCTCCCGCTGAACGCCCAGCGGCGACAGTTGCTTGATTCAAGCTGGTCGGATCGCCTTGATCAGCTGCTTGAGCTCCATCACGATCCAGAGACCGCCCTGGACGAGGAGCCTGCCCTTGGTTTGTTGCGGTCGCTGGGGCTGCCCACTGATCGAAGAGCCCTGAAGACCTGGCTTGTGGCAAGGGATCTGCTGGATCCACACCAACCCAGCTCCCTGCGCGGCAGTGCCTGGTCCGGTCCATTCGCTCAAGGTGGTCAGGAGACCGTCGAACAACTGCTGGCCCGCGCCGGGGACATCTGTGCCGGCGATGACACCCGCGTGGATCTCACCGCACAGCGGGTGTACACCCTCGATGACGCCGCAACCCGGGAAATCGACGATGGGATGGCCCTGGAACCTGGCGATGGTGGTCCGTGGATCTGGATCCACATCGCTGATCCAGCGCGCCTGATCGAACCGGACAGCCCCCTCGACCATGAGGCCCGTCGACGGGCCACCAGCCTCTATCTGGCAGACGGTGTGATGCCGATGCTGCCGCTGGAACTGGCGACCGAAGCCCTCAGCCTCCGGGCAGGCCAGCGCTGCCCGGCTCTGAGTGTCGGGGTGCTGCTGGATGTCGATGGTGCGGTCCTTGACAGCCGCTGTCAGCGCTCCTGGGTGCAACCCCGTTATCGGCTGACCTACGAGGACGGAGATGAGCTGATTGAGCTGGCCCCCCCTGGCGATGAGGACCTCGCCCAGCTGTCGTCCCTGCTGAAGCAACGACTCCATTGGCGGCTGAGCCGTGGTGCCATCAGCTTTGATCGACAGGAAGGACGCTTCCGCCGCGGCGAGGATGGTCCGGAACTGCAGGTGATCGACCCCTCACCGGCTCGGGTGATGGTGAGCGAGGCGATGCTGCTGATGGGTGCCGTTGTGGCGGAGATCGGCCGTCGAGAAGGTTTGGCCCTCCCCTACCGCAGTCAGCCGCCAGCGGAGCTCCCCTCCGCGCAGGAGCTGGCGCAGATCCCGGAGGGCCCTGCCCGTGATGCAGCAGTGAAACGCTGTCTCAGCCGAGGTCTTCAGGGCACCACACCGATGCCGCACTTCAGCCTCGGATTGGAGGCCTACGTGCAGGCCACCTCACCCATTCGTCGTTACGCCGACCTGTTGGCCCATCGCCAATTGATTGCCTGGATGGAACAGCAGCCTGGGTTGTCGGAACCCCAGCTGCGGGAACAGCTGGATACGTTGGAGGATCCCCTGCGGCAGTCGATCCAGATCAGTCGGGAGGACCAGCGCCACTGGCAACAGGTGTGGCTTGAGCAGCATCGCGACCAGGAGTGGACCGTGCAGTTTCTGCGCTGGTTGCGCCCTCAGGACTCGTTGGCTTTGGTGCATGTTCCTGATCTAGCAATGGATCTGGTGGGCCATGCCGACGGCGTTGATCCCTCGCCTGGGCAACTGCTGACGATGACCGTCGTCCATGTCGACCCTGACCAGGGCGAGCTGAAACTGCGCTTTCACTAA
- the rpsR gene encoding 30S ribosomal protein S18 encodes MSSSFFKKRLSPIKPGDPIDYKDVDLLKKFITERGKILPRRLTGLTAKQQRDLTNAVKRARIVALLPFVNPEG; translated from the coding sequence ATGTCCAGCTCCTTCTTCAAGAAGCGCCTTTCTCCGATCAAACCCGGCGATCCCATCGATTACAAAGATGTGGATCTGCTCAAGAAATTCATCACCGAGCGGGGCAAGATCCTTCCTCGCCGTCTCACCGGCCTCACTGCCAAACAGCAGCGTGATCTCACCAACGCTGTGAAGCGTGCTCGCATCGTTGCTCTGCTGCCCTTCGTGAACCCCGAGGGCTGA
- the rpmG gene encoding 50S ribosomal protein L33 — MAKNKGVRIVITLECTECRSNPAKRSPGVSRYTTEKNRRNTTERLEIKKFCPHCNKMTPHKEIK; from the coding sequence ATGGCCAAGAACAAGGGCGTCCGGATCGTGATCACTCTCGAGTGCACTGAATGCCGGTCCAATCCCGCCAAGCGTTCCCCCGGCGTGTCCCGCTACACGACCGAGAAGAACCGCCGGAACACCACCGAACGGCTGGAGATCAAGAAGTTCTGTCCCCACTGCAACAAGATGACTCCCCACAAGGAGATCAAGTGA
- the pheT gene encoding phenylalanine--tRNA ligase subunit beta yields MRVSFSWLKQLVQLTGSVEELAHRLSMAGFEEEEIEDLSARAKGVVVGLVKEREKHPNADKLSVCQVDVGADDLVQIVCGAKNVRAGLHVPVAMVGAVLPAVNLTIKAGELRGVSSNGMICSLSELGLATESDGIAELDAITTDLPALGKPVAPMLGLDDTVLELAITANRPDGLSMVGIAREVAALTGAELTLPDLTLNPAHEVLQATAASAEAMQAGGLYGISLIEGVDGSLVSPAWVQQRLERAGINRVNAVVDVTNVVMLEQGQPLHAFDADALEQLTGKSVSAASFGLRQAREGEAFIGLDDRELSLDPRAQVVTCHDLSIALAGVMGSKASGITASTTRIWLESAMFSPASVRTTARSVGLRTDASARFEKGLPREMTLACSIRALELLKDLFPCEAKGLWVCGDSAGDASAVLLRRDALHQLLGPLEGDEGSSDLPDAVIEQCLTALGCELNACDEGWNVTAPPSRRLDLAREIDLIEEVARLVGFDRFGAHLPDPLSPGALTPAQQAERRLRTLFCGAGLQEITTLSLVGASDSDPRIAISNPLLAETSHLRTNLWEEHLDVCVRNLKASQSGCWIFELGTTYAGSAEAVQESRCLSGVICGEQRLERWTTSGKPSPPDYYTARGRLTEVMRALKLDLSDRRLTDDPRLHPGRAATLVLEGRPLGCFGQLHPELAESRDLPEATYLFELDLTRLVEAATRTNRWIPAFKAFPTVPASERDLAVVVDRAVAASDLMQSIRKAGKPLLEAVTLIDRFEGEQLGENKASQAFRLRYRHKSETLTDEQVQPVHDKVRQALAKQHGAELRS; encoded by the coding sequence ATGCGGGTCTCCTTCTCTTGGCTCAAGCAACTGGTTCAGCTGACGGGCTCTGTCGAAGAACTGGCCCACCGTCTGTCGATGGCGGGATTTGAGGAGGAGGAGATCGAGGATCTGAGCGCCCGGGCCAAGGGCGTGGTGGTGGGTCTGGTGAAGGAACGCGAGAAGCACCCCAATGCCGACAAGCTCAGCGTCTGTCAGGTGGATGTCGGTGCCGATGATCTGGTTCAGATCGTCTGCGGAGCCAAGAATGTCCGCGCTGGACTGCATGTGCCTGTGGCCATGGTGGGGGCGGTGTTGCCGGCCGTGAATCTCACCATCAAGGCAGGGGAATTGAGGGGAGTCAGCAGCAACGGCATGATCTGCTCCCTCTCGGAACTCGGGCTGGCGACGGAGTCCGATGGCATCGCAGAACTAGATGCCATCACCACAGACCTTCCCGCCCTCGGGAAACCGGTTGCTCCCATGCTCGGTCTGGATGACACCGTCCTGGAGCTGGCGATCACCGCCAACCGACCGGATGGTCTGTCGATGGTGGGCATCGCAAGGGAGGTGGCGGCCCTCACGGGGGCTGAGCTGACGCTGCCGGATCTGACTCTGAACCCTGCCCATGAGGTTTTGCAGGCGACGGCCGCCAGTGCTGAGGCCATGCAGGCCGGCGGTTTATACGGGATTTCGCTGATCGAGGGCGTTGACGGCTCGCTGGTCTCTCCGGCTTGGGTTCAGCAACGTCTGGAACGGGCCGGCATCAACCGTGTGAATGCCGTGGTGGACGTCACCAACGTGGTGATGTTGGAGCAGGGCCAGCCCCTGCATGCCTTCGATGCGGACGCACTGGAACAGCTCACCGGCAAGTCGGTGAGCGCCGCCAGTTTCGGGCTGCGGCAGGCCCGTGAGGGCGAAGCCTTCATCGGCCTAGATGACCGGGAGCTCAGCCTCGACCCCCGGGCACAGGTGGTGACCTGTCATGACCTCTCGATCGCTCTGGCTGGTGTGATGGGCAGCAAGGCCTCGGGTATCACGGCCTCAACAACGCGAATCTGGCTGGAGTCCGCCATGTTCAGCCCTGCATCCGTTCGCACGACAGCCCGTTCCGTCGGTCTGCGGACGGATGCCAGCGCTCGTTTCGAGAAGGGCCTGCCCAGGGAGATGACCCTGGCCTGTTCGATCCGAGCGCTGGAGCTGCTGAAAGACCTGTTCCCGTGTGAAGCCAAAGGGCTCTGGGTCTGTGGTGACAGCGCTGGCGACGCCAGTGCGGTTCTGTTGCGCCGGGATGCTTTGCATCAGTTGCTCGGCCCCCTGGAAGGGGATGAGGGCAGCTCCGATCTTCCTGACGCTGTGATTGAGCAGTGCCTGACGGCCCTCGGTTGTGAGCTCAACGCCTGTGATGAGGGTTGGAATGTCACAGCCCCTCCCTCGCGACGCCTGGATCTGGCCCGGGAAATCGATCTGATCGAAGAAGTGGCCCGCCTCGTCGGCTTTGATCGCTTCGGTGCTCATCTGCCGGATCCGCTGTCGCCTGGCGCCCTCACTCCGGCGCAGCAGGCGGAACGAAGGCTTCGGACCTTGTTCTGCGGTGCTGGCCTTCAGGAAATAACCACCCTTTCCCTGGTGGGTGCCAGCGACAGTGACCCTCGCATCGCCATCAGTAATCCGTTACTGGCGGAAACCAGTCACCTGCGCACCAACCTGTGGGAGGAACACCTGGATGTGTGTGTCCGCAACCTGAAGGCCTCCCAGTCGGGCTGCTGGATCTTCGAGCTGGGTACCACCTATGCCGGCAGTGCAGAAGCGGTGCAGGAATCACGGTGTCTCTCCGGCGTGATCTGCGGAGAGCAACGCCTGGAACGCTGGACCACCAGCGGCAAACCCTCACCTCCCGACTACTACACCGCTCGCGGACGACTGACGGAGGTGATGCGGGCACTGAAACTGGACCTGTCGGACCGACGCCTCACCGACGATCCGCGCCTGCACCCCGGCCGTGCTGCCACCCTCGTGCTGGAGGGTCGTCCCCTCGGCTGTTTTGGTCAGCTCCACCCGGAGTTGGCGGAATCCCGTGATCTACCGGAGGCCACCTATCTGTTTGAACTTGATCTGACTCGCCTGGTGGAGGCGGCCACGCGGACCAACCGCTGGATTCCGGCCTTCAAGGCCTTCCCAACGGTGCCGGCCAGTGAACGGGATCTGGCGGTGGTCGTGGACCGCGCTGTCGCCGCATCCGATTTGATGCAGTCCATCCGCAAGGCGGGCAAACCGCTTCTGGAGGCGGTGACGCTGATCGATCGGTTTGAAGGGGAGCAACTGGGAGAGAACAAGGCCAGCCAGGCGTTCCGCCTGCGTTATCGACACAAGTCGGAGACACTCACCGATGAGCAAGTCCAACCGGTGCACGACAAGGTCCGCCAGGCCCTCGCCAAGCAGCACGGGGCCGAGCTCAGGAGCTGA
- the rlmD gene encoding 23S rRNA (uracil(1939)-C(5))-methyltransferase RlmD, producing MPETNGADADSNSPRPGLRMDLQAIDLDRDGHGLARWQGWVVVVPGLLPGERASVQLQQRQKSRWLSRISERLTSSPERRRPPCILAHDCGGCTLQHLEETAQRDWKQDQLRQTLLRIGEIDHPQAPVQTDQRGLGYRNRGLIPLRRGEDGRLRMGYFRRGSHRIVNLSRCPVLDPRLDALVEPLKRDLDGSGLAADHDLSQSQGLRHLGLRMGHHTGEVLITLVSSHPLPGLKRLAQQWIQRWDQVKGVTLNLQPRRTNQILGSTTTVLAGDPTIREQFCGLELQLSTTTFFQINTPQAEAIVECLVHWLHQAAQHGPIVDAYCGIGTISLPLAARGHRVVGIEINPDSIEQADRNATVNGLGPLTRFEAGDVADLLKQTLPGCSALVVDPPRRGLESTVVAAILRDPPPLLAYLSCDMATQARDLKRLLQPEGPYQLDQLQPVDFFPQTTHLENLAFLRRISS from the coding sequence ATGCCTGAGACCAACGGCGCAGACGCTGATTCCAACAGCCCACGGCCTGGTCTTCGCATGGACCTGCAGGCCATCGATCTGGATCGTGATGGCCACGGCCTTGCCCGTTGGCAGGGGTGGGTGGTCGTGGTGCCAGGACTGCTGCCCGGGGAGCGAGCCAGCGTGCAGCTCCAACAACGGCAGAAGTCCCGATGGCTGAGTCGAATCAGTGAACGTCTGACCAGCTCACCGGAACGACGCCGCCCTCCTTGCATCCTGGCCCACGACTGTGGTGGCTGCACACTGCAGCACCTTGAGGAAACTGCCCAGCGCGACTGGAAGCAGGATCAGCTCCGTCAGACACTGCTGCGGATCGGGGAGATCGACCATCCCCAGGCTCCTGTCCAGACGGATCAGCGTGGTCTCGGCTATCGCAACCGCGGGCTGATCCCCCTCCGCCGCGGGGAGGATGGCCGTCTGCGCATGGGCTACTTCCGCCGCGGCAGCCACCGCATCGTCAATCTGTCCCGCTGCCCCGTCCTGGACCCACGGCTGGATGCCCTGGTCGAGCCCCTGAAGCGAGATCTGGATGGCAGTGGCCTTGCGGCTGATCACGATCTCAGCCAATCCCAGGGACTTCGGCACCTGGGACTGCGGATGGGTCATCACACCGGCGAGGTGTTGATCACTCTCGTCAGTAGCCACCCGCTCCCTGGACTGAAACGACTGGCCCAGCAGTGGATCCAACGCTGGGATCAGGTCAAAGGTGTCACCTTGAATCTGCAGCCCCGCCGCACCAACCAGATCCTTGGGTCGACCACCACTGTTCTGGCGGGGGATCCCACGATTCGTGAGCAGTTCTGCGGGCTTGAGCTGCAGCTCAGCACCACCACCTTTTTCCAGATCAACACGCCCCAGGCCGAAGCCATCGTGGAGTGCCTGGTGCATTGGCTGCACCAGGCGGCGCAGCATGGGCCAATCGTGGATGCCTACTGCGGCATCGGCACCATCAGCCTGCCGCTTGCGGCACGCGGGCATCGTGTCGTGGGCATTGAGATCAATCCCGACTCCATCGAGCAGGCCGATCGCAATGCCACTGTCAACGGTCTGGGCCCGCTGACCCGCTTCGAGGCCGGCGACGTGGCCGACCTGCTCAAGCAAACCCTGCCGGGTTGTTCAGCCCTGGTGGTCGATCCACCGCGACGCGGTCTTGAGTCCACTGTGGTGGCGGCGATCCTGAGGGACCCACCGCCCCTGCTGGCCTATCTCAGTTGTGACATGGCCACCCAGGCCAGGGATCTGAAACGGTTGCTCCAGCCAGAGGGCCCGTACCAGTTGGATCAGCTGCAGCCCGTGGATTTCTTTCCCCAGACCACCCATCTGGAAAACCTGGCTTTTCTACGGCGTATCAGCTCCTGA
- the apcD gene encoding allophycocyanin subunit alpha-B yields MSVVRDLILQADEDLRYPTSGELQSMVAFLEQGAMRVSVVKVLTDNEKKIVDESAKQLFGRKPEYVAPGGNAYGQKQRAQCLRDYSWYLRLVTYGVLAGSTEMIQDIGLVGAREMYNSLGVPMPGMVEAMKTMKVASLALLSDAQVKLAAPYFDFLIQGMQTST; encoded by the coding sequence ATGAGTGTTGTCCGGGATCTCATCCTTCAGGCCGATGAGGATCTGCGGTACCCGACCAGTGGTGAACTGCAAAGCATGGTTGCCTTCCTGGAGCAGGGCGCCATGCGCGTGTCCGTCGTCAAGGTGCTGACGGACAACGAAAAGAAGATCGTTGATGAATCCGCGAAGCAACTGTTCGGCCGCAAGCCCGAGTACGTGGCTCCGGGTGGCAACGCCTACGGGCAGAAACAACGTGCCCAGTGTCTGCGGGATTACAGCTGGTACCTGCGACTGGTCACCTACGGGGTTCTGGCTGGCAGCACAGAAATGATCCAGGACATCGGTCTGGTGGGTGCCCGTGAGATGTACAACAGCCTTGGGGTCCCGATGCCCGGCATGGTGGAGGCCATGAAGACCATGAAGGTTGCCTCCCTGGCGTTGTTGTCCGATGCGCAGGTGAAGCTGGCAGCTCCCTACTTCGATTTCCTGATCCAGGGGATGCAGACCTCCACCTGA
- a CDS encoding molecular chaperone DnaJ, protein MPDEESRSKSITLKLPSRQVSLIDQLKREYGVRSRGQVLEILLDGILGDVDQSESGSLDGSDEQVGAAEDEVSTDVTSLVLIESPTERHQPQPAAPASSSNTGGIDLPGFVSRRTSQLRDTLQAPKQSRSSGDAPLLASVALQDLQAAAQAADDHWSSLYGQAPGETVVEAAMLWLARDLWSNLDASEGRAFTWSAANAAMEELCPEWTAAAPSLGRVMVVAGALEDPFATAGLSERMPTLVRRFVNRFRRSRQVTSFETLESTMTVHGALKLLGLSTQAGASVTLAAIREAYKTQAREAHPDSGGSTDSMRRLNEAYRLLRELYRQT, encoded by the coding sequence TTGCCCGACGAGGAATCCAGGTCGAAATCCATCACGCTCAAGCTTCCGAGTCGCCAGGTCTCGTTGATCGACCAGTTGAAACGGGAATATGGCGTTCGATCCAGAGGGCAGGTGCTGGAGATACTGCTTGATGGAATCCTGGGTGACGTGGACCAGAGCGAGTCGGGGTCCCTCGACGGCAGCGATGAGCAGGTGGGTGCGGCTGAAGACGAGGTCAGCACCGATGTCACCAGCCTGGTGTTGATCGAATCCCCCACGGAGCGTCATCAACCGCAGCCTGCAGCTCCTGCTTCTTCGTCCAATACAGGCGGGATCGATCTTCCCGGCTTCGTGAGCCGGCGGACCAGTCAGCTCCGAGACACGCTTCAAGCGCCGAAGCAATCCAGATCATCCGGAGACGCCCCATTGCTCGCCTCTGTTGCGCTCCAGGATCTGCAAGCCGCTGCCCAGGCAGCCGACGACCACTGGTCATCCCTGTATGGCCAGGCCCCAGGAGAGACCGTGGTGGAAGCAGCCATGCTCTGGCTGGCCAGGGATCTTTGGAGCAACCTGGATGCCAGTGAAGGCCGCGCTTTCACCTGGTCTGCTGCGAATGCAGCGATGGAGGAGCTCTGCCCTGAGTGGACCGCAGCAGCTCCATCCCTCGGACGCGTGATGGTTGTGGCCGGTGCCCTGGAGGACCCATTTGCAACGGCGGGTCTCTCGGAACGGATGCCAACCCTGGTGAGGCGATTTGTGAATCGGTTCCGCCGCAGCCGCCAGGTCACCTCGTTCGAAACGCTGGAATCCACGATGACCGTGCACGGCGCGTTGAAGCTGCTCGGCCTATCCACACAAGCCGGCGCCTCCGTCACACTGGCGGCGATCCGAGAGGCTTACAAAACTCAGGCACGCGAGGCCCATCCGGACTCTGGAGGATCCACGGACAGCATGCGCCGGCTGAACGAGGCCTATCGGCTGCTGCGCGAGCTATACCGCCAAACCTGA